One window of the Bacteroidales bacterium genome contains the following:
- a CDS encoding thiol oxidoreductase — protein sequence MLFSCTKDQEIILRPNGTVASDRELSAGNATVFITGTSAYDTPAGWVTGDLLKRFHIGDRLYDDNRTSDQNDPVKGGLGPLYVGYSCGSCHRNAGRTYSTIDSEGGSGKNFSSILIYITRKNGGFFRQYGRVLHDQAIYGAEAEGKLHVTYEETKHQFHDGEEYTLRKPSYYITEWYADSISPDDLIIDVRIPLRHVGMGQIMSLDLDQLQELERRSNYPEYGISGKLNRIEDRHVSQIGVGGNKANHSDLTVELGFSSDLGVTNDRYPLEIGEGQSQMLGFTHYGIQISTRDMEDVDLYMYTLGVPARRNVNDPTVKRGEENFYQAKCHLCHTPTLHTRQDAPVLINGTRIPWLCRQTIHPYSDFLLHDMGPEMDSEYKAGLAMGCEWRTTPLWGIGLQQVVNGHTQFLHDGRARNFIEAIMWHGGEGAVSRELFARMSKEDRDALVTFLISL from the coding sequence AGGGAATTATCAGCAGGCAATGCGACTGTTTTCATTACCGGTACATCGGCTTATGATACGCCTGCCGGATGGGTTACAGGCGATTTACTTAAACGATTTCATATCGGTGACCGTTTATATGACGACAATCGGACCAGTGACCAGAATGATCCGGTTAAGGGAGGGTTAGGACCGTTGTATGTCGGTTATTCCTGCGGGAGTTGTCACAGGAACGCCGGACGGACATATTCCACCATTGATTCTGAAGGGGGATCAGGGAAAAACTTTTCTTCGATACTCATTTATATCACCCGTAAAAACGGAGGGTTTTTCCGTCAGTATGGCCGTGTCCTGCACGATCAGGCTATATATGGAGCGGAAGCTGAAGGAAAACTACATGTGACTTATGAAGAAACGAAACATCAATTCCATGACGGCGAAGAGTATACCTTAAGGAAACCCAGTTACTATATCACTGAATGGTATGCAGACAGTATTTCTCCGGATGACCTGATCATTGATGTCAGGATCCCTCTACGGCATGTCGGCATGGGACAGATCATGTCCCTGGACCTTGATCAATTACAGGAGTTGGAGCGCCGCAGCAATTATCCGGAATATGGAATATCCGGCAAATTAAACAGGATAGAAGACAGGCATGTATCACAGATCGGTGTCGGCGGAAATAAAGCAAACCATTCCGATCTGACAGTGGAGCTGGGTTTTTCCAGTGACCTTGGAGTGACCAATGATCGTTATCCTCTGGAAATAGGTGAAGGGCAATCGCAAATGCTCGGATTTACCCATTATGGAATTCAAATATCGACCCGTGATATGGAAGATGTTGATTTATACATGTATACTCTAGGTGTTCCTGCCAGAAGAAATGTGAATGACCCGACAGTGAAGAGGGGAGAAGAGAACTTTTACCAGGCGAAATGCCATTTGTGTCATACCCCTACCTTGCATACAAGGCAGGATGCCCCGGTTTTGATCAATGGGACAAGGATTCCCTGGTTGTGCCGTCAGACCATCCACCCTTACAGCGATTTTCTTCTGCATGATATGGGTCCGGAAATGGACAGTGAATATAAAGCAGGACTGGCTATGGGGTGTGAATGGAGAACGACTCCTTTGTGGGGCATAGGATTACAGCAGGTGGTGAACGGGCACACGCAGTTTTTACATGACGGGCGGGCACGTAATTTTATTGAAGCCATAATGTGGCATGGCGGTGAAGGTGCTGTTTCCCGTGAATTATTCGCACGTATGTCCAAAGAAGACAGGGATGCTCTGGTAACTTTTTTAATATCCCTGTAA